From the genome of Aestuariirhabdus haliotis:
CATGGCCTCCCACGACGATATCGACGCTCTGGCAGCCCTGATCGACGATCGCACCAAGGCCGTATTTTGCGAATCTATCGGCAACCCATTAGGCAACCTGGTGGATATCAGGGCATTGGCCGCCGCCGCCCACAGCAAAGGCGTACCGCTGATTGTCGATAATACGGTCGCCACCCCCTACCTGCTCCGCCCTTTCGAGCTCGGCGCCGATATCGTTATTCACTCCCTGACCAAGTACATGGGCGGACATGGCAACTCCATCGGCGGTGTCGTGGTTGATTCGGGCAAGTTCCCCTGGGCAGAACACGCCGAACGTTTCCCAACCCTCAACCAACCCGACCCCTCCTATCACGGCGTAACCTATACCGAGGCCCTTGGCGCCGCAGCCTTTATCGGCCGTTGCCGAGTGGTTCCCCTGCGCAATACGGGTGCCGCCATTTCGCCAATGAACGCGTTCCTGATTCTGCAAGGGATCGAAACCTTGCCACTGCGCATGGATCGCCATTGCGAGAATGCCATTGCCGTAGCCCAGTATCTGCAGCAACACCCACAGGTCGAATGGGTTAATTATGCCGGACTGGAAAGCAGCTCCGAATACGCACTCTGCCAACAGGAGATGGGTGGGCGAGCCTCCGGTATCCTCAGTTTTGGCATAAAGGGAGGCGCCGAAGCCGGGGCTCACTTTATCGATGCGCTGCAGCTGATTACCCGACTGGTCAATATTGGGGACGCAAAATCTCTGGCCTGTCACCCTGCCAGCACCACCCATCGCCAACTTAACGATGAAGAATTGGCGGCGGCAGGTGTGGCCAAAGATATGGTGCGACTGTCGATTGGCATCGAGCACATCGACGATCTACTGGCCGATATTGAGCAGTCCTTAAAAGCGGCCCAGTAACAGCGCCGTCAATCCATTTGGTGCTTTTGGTCATTGGCTCTACCCGTTGCAACTGCGACACTGAAAAGAAAAGGAGTGGAGCCATGGCCTTTAGCCCCGAGCAAGCCCGTCAGTTTGTTGAAGATAAAATCGCTTTTGTGCAACGCATGGGACTCAAAGCGGAGCGACTTGAACGCGGCAATGTCCGTTTACGGGCGCCACTCGAAGGCAACCAGAATCATATCGGCACCATGTATGCTGGAGCGCTGTTCACCCTCGCCGAAATCCCGGGCGGTGCGCTCTTTATGACCAGTTTTGATGTCAGCCGTTTCTACCCTATCGTCAAGGACCTCAAGATTGAGTTTCTGCGCCCGGCAAAAACCGATATCAGCTGCGAGCTGTCTATGGATAACGAGGAGATTGAACATTTGCAATCCCTGGCTAACGAACAAGGCAAAGTGGACTTTGTACTGGAAGCAAAACTATTGGACAGTGAGAACACTCTGGTTGCCCAATCCAAAGGGACTTACCAGCTCAGGCGAGTTGGCAGCTGACGCCTGATCGGCAATCTGTTCAACCAGGCGGACACTAAAAAGGGCTCAATAATGAGCCCTTTTTGCTACAACTACCAAGCCACTTACTGATGGTACTTCTCGGACAGTTCATGCACCGCCTCGACAAAAACACCGGCATGTTTGGGGTCAACGAACTGGTGAATGCCGTGGCCCAGATTAAATATGTGACCGTTGCCTTTGCCAAAGCCCTGTAGAATCGTTTCTACTTCTTCACGAATACGCGCCGGGGAGGCATAAAGCACGGAAGGATCCATATTGCCCTGCAGCGCTACTCGGCTGCCGATGCGCTGGCGAGCTTCGGCAATATCAATGGTCCAGTCCAGGCCGACACAGTCGGCTCCAGCATCGGCAATCTGTTCGATCCACTGTCCACCATTCTTGGTGAACAAGATCACCGGCACCTTGCGGCCTTCACTTTCTCGGGTCAGTCCGGCAACAATTTTCGCCATATAATTCAGCGAAAACTCGCGGTAGCACGCTGGGCTCAGGACACCGCCCCAGGTATCGAAGATCTGCACAGCCTGAGCACCCGCGGCAATCTGAGCGTTGAGGTAACTGATGACAGACTGGGCCAGCTTATCCAACAGCTGGTGCAATACTTCGGGTTGGCTAAACATCATCGCTTTAATTCGACGAAAATCCTTGGATGAGCCGCCCTCGACCATATAGGTCGCCAGCGTCCAGGGACTGCCGGAAAAACCGATCAGTGGCACTCGACCATTTAACTCACGGCGAATGGTAGTCACCGCTTTCATCACATAATCAAGCCCATCTGAGGGATCCGGGATTGGTAGAGCATCGACATCAGCTTCGGTGCGAACCGGCTTCTTGAAACGTGGCCCTTCACCGGTTTCGAAGTAAAGCCCCAAATCCATCGCATCAGGGATGGTCAAAATATCCGAAAAAAGGATCGCCGCATCCAGGTCATAACGTTCCAATGGCTGAATTGTCACTTCACAGGCCAGTTCAGGATTCATGCACAGGGACATGAAATCCCCAGCCTGGGCACGCGTCTCCTTGTACTCAGGCAGATATCGACCGGCCTGGCGCATCATCCATACGGGCGTTACATCAACGGGCTCACGTAACAGAGCGCGAAGAAAACGGTCATTTTTCAATTCGATCATAGGAACTCTTTTATTTGAATAAGACGCAGCAAAGGTGACGTACTATAGCAAACACCGGGGACGAAAAGGCAGCGCATAGCACTGCCACGTTCGCCGGTCATGATCGAGATCAAACTTCGAGGTAATCCAGAATACCTTCAGCCGCCTGCCGACCTTCCCAAATAGCGGTCACCACCAGATCAGAACCTCGCACCATGTCACCGCCGGCAAACACTTTGGGGTTACTGGTCTGGAATTTAAACTCCTGCTGCTCTTCGGCAATAACACCACCCCAGCTATTGATATCAATCTTGTGGTCCGCGAACCAGGGTTCAGGGCTAGGCTGAAAACCAAAGGCCACCAACACCACATCAGCAGGGATCACTTCATCACTGCCGGGAATAACCTCAGGCCGCTGGCGTCCATTTTCATCCGGTTCACCCAGACGGGTAGACACCACCTTGATACCTTCGACTTTACCTTCACCAACAATTTCCACCGGCTGGCGGTTAAACAGGAATTGAACGCCTTCCTCACGGGAGTTCTCTACTTCTTTTCGAGAACCGGGCATATTGGCTTCGTCGCGGCGGTAGGCACAGGTGACCGAAGCAGCACCCTGGCGAACCGAGGTACGGTTACAGTCCATCGCGGTATCACCGCCACCAAGAACCACCACACGCTTACCCTTCATGTCGATAAACTCACCCTTATCGTCATAACCAAGGCAACGATTGACGTTGGAGATCAGGAACGGCAATGCATCATGAACACCGGGAAGTTCTTCACCGGGGAATCCGCCTTTCATCGCCGTGTAGGTACCCATTCCCATAAACACCGCATCGTAATCATCCAGCAACTGCTGCATGGTGATCTCTTTGCCGATTTCGGTATTGAGCTGAAATTCGATGCCCATGCCCTCGAATACCTGACGACGGCGTTTCATCACATCTTTTTCAAGCTTGAATTCAGGGATGCCAAAGGTCAGCAAACCACCAATTTCCGGATGACGGTCAAACACCACCGCTTTGACACCATTGCGAGCCAGGATATCGGCACACCCCAAGCCAGCGGGACCAGCCCCGATGATAGCCACTCGCTTACCGGTCTCCTTGACGTGGGAGAGGTCTGGTCGCCAGCCCATGGCAAAGGCGGTATCGGTAATAAACTTTTCGGTCGCACCAATGGTCACCGCGCCAAAACCGTCGTTAAGGGTACAGGCCCCCTCACAGAGCCGATCCTGTGGGCACACTCGACCACAGACTTCAGGCAAGGTATTGGTCTGGTGACTCAGCTCTGCCGCTTCAATAATATTGCCTTCGGCAACCAGCTTAAGCCAGTTGGGGATGTAATTATGGACCGGACACTTCCACTCGCAATAAGGGTTTCCACACTCCAGGCAACGATGGCTCTGGGATTTGGATTCTTTGTGCGTGAACGGCTTATAGATTTCTACAAACTGATTCTTTCGTACATCGAGCTCTTTCTTGCTCGGTTCTGCTCTGGCTACATCCAGAAACTGAAAGCTGTTGTTCAAACGCTCAGTCATGGTGCCTACCTCATCAATGCTTTCTGTTTATACCTGCTGCGAAGCACGCTTCGCAGCAGGGTGCTATGCACTACCTGATGCAATCCCGATTACTCAGGGCGGGTACGAATACTGCTGAGCAGATCGTTCATATTGGCGGCTTTCGGCTTCACCAGCCAGAACTTGCCAATATAATCGTAAATATCTTCCAACAGTTCTTTACCCCAGGCACTACCGGTCTCGGCCACATACTCTTCAATAATATGGACCAGATGGGTGCGATATTGCTCCATCGACTCAGTATCAATTCGATGAATATCTACCAGTTCGTGGTTATAACGATCAACGAACTGTCGATTTCGATCGAACACATAGGCGAAACCACCCGTCATGCCTGCTCCGAAGTTGTGTCCAACCTCACCCAGCACGGTTACCAGACCACCGGTCATATATTCACAGCAATGGTCTCCGGCACCTTCGGTCACAACATGAGCGCCAGAGTTACGTACCGCCAGTCGCTCACCCGCTCGACCAGCCGCAAACAACTTACCGCCGGTGGCTCCGTAGACACAGGTATTACCGATAATAGAGGTATCCTGCGATTCGAACTGGCTTCCTGAAGGCGGCGTAATGACCAGCTTGCCACCGGTCATACCTTTGCCGACGTAGTCATTGGCATCGCCTTGCAAATACATATGCAAGCCGCCAGCGTTCCAGACACCAAAGCTCTGCCCGGCAGTACCGGTCAAGCGTACACTGATCGGGTTCGGCTCCATGCCGAGGTTACCGTGTCGACGGGCAATTTCACCCGAGATCCGGGCTCCGATCGAACGATCACAGTTACCGATGCTGTATTGGAATTCGCCACCGCTGGCACTGTCGATGCTTGGCAACATATCGTTCACCATACGCTCGGCCATCTCCGCACGATCGAAAGGATCGTTACGGTCGGCCTGGCACACCTGAGGCTTATCCGCTGGAATATGGTCATTGCTAAGTATCGGCGACAGGTCCAGATTGGCTTGTTTATCCGTGTAACCCGGCAGTGCCTGCAGTAGGTCCGTACGACCAACCAGCTCTTCCAGGGAACGCACACCCAACTTGGACAACCATTCGCGGGTCTCTTCGGCGACGAAACGGAAGAAATTCATGACCATCTCGACATCGCCGATAAAGTACTTTTCACGCAGCTCGTCATTTTGCGTAGCAACACCGGTCGCACAGTTGTTCAAATGACAGATACGCAGGTACTTACAGCCCATAGCAACCATCGGCGTAGTACCAAAGCCAAAGCTTTCGGCACCCAAAATGGCGGCTTTAACCACGTCAAGACCGGTTTTCAAACCACCGTCGGTTTGCAGGCGAATCTTGCCGCGCAGATCATTGGCTCTAAGTGCCTGCTGCGCTTCACTAAGCCCCAGCTCCCAGGGAGAACCGGCATAGCGAATCGACGTCAACGGACTGGCGGCTGTGCCACCATCATAGCCGGAGATCGTGATCAGATCGGCGTAGGCCTTGGCCACACCGGCGGCTATCGTTCCCACGCCCGGCTCGGAAACCAGTTTAACCGATACCTGAGCCTTGGGGTTCACCTGCTTCAGGTCAAAAATCAGCTGAGCCAAATCCTCAATCGAATAGATATCATGGTGCGGCGGTGGGGAGATCAAGGTCACACCCGGCACCGAATAACGCAGTCGGGCAATCAACTTATTGACTTTACCACCAGGTAACTGGCCACCTTCACCCGGCTTGGCACCTTGCGCTACTTTGATCTGCAGCACTTCAGCATTTACCAGATAATGAGGTGTTACACCAAAACGACCGGATGCAATCTGTTTGATTTTGGAGACTTTGTCGGTACCAAAACGGGCAGGATCTTCCCCCCCCTCACCGGAGTTGGAACGCCCACCGAGGCGGTTCATCGCTTGCGCCAAAGCTTCGTGAGCTTCTGGAGACAAAGCCCCCAGGGACATGGCCGCACTGTCGAAACGACGCACGATCGATTCGACCGGCTCGACCTCATTAAGCTCAACTGCCGTCAGATCTTCCCGAATCGCCAGCAGGTCCCGCAGGGTTGCCACGGGGCGCTGGTTGACCAGGTCCGCATACTGGCGATAGACGCCATAGTCACCCGTGCTCACCGCTTTCTGGATGGTACTGACTACGTCCGGGTTAAAAGCATGGTACTCACTGTCATGAACGTACTTAAGCAAACCGCCTTGCTGGATTTTCTTACGCTGTATCCAGGCTTCTTTGGCCAGAAGCGTCTGTTCCTTTTGCAGGTCTTCAAAGCGTGCACCTTGCAAACGACTGCTGACACCGCAGAAACAAAGATCCACCACCTCATCGCTTAAGCCAATCGCTTCAAACAGCTGGGAGCCTCGGTAAGAGGCAATGGTGGAGATGCCCATTTTGGACAGGATTTTCAGCAGCCCTTTGTTGATTCCTTTACGGTACGCCTTATGAGCCGCAATCTGGTCACTCAGCAGCTCACCGGTCTGGATCAGATCCCCCAGCACTTCATAGCTGAGGTAGGGATATACTGCCGTAGCACCAAAGCCGATCAACACCGCGAAGTGATGAGAATCACGGGCCGTACCCGTTTCGACGACGATATTGGCATCACAACGCAAACCTTGCCGGATCAGTCGGTGATGCACGGCGCCGGTCGCCATGGCCGCATGTATAGTAAGCTTGCCGGCGGTCAGGTCACGATCACTCAGGTGCACGACCACTTTGCCAGAGCGCACAGCGGCTTCAGCTTCGTCGCAAACACGCTCAATCGCCTGTTTTAGCGGCTCATTCGCATCGTAGTTAAGGCTGATGCAGGCGACTCCAATACCGAGTTCTTCCTCATTGGTGATATTGAGGAACTTGGTAGTCGAGAGGACGGGGGAACCCAGAATAACACGCGCCGCGTGTTCCGGGGTTTCCTCAAAGACATTGCGTTCGGCGCCAATACAGCTTTCCAGCGACATCACGATGGATTCGCGCAGCGGATCTATCGGCGGATTGGTCACCTGGGCGAACATCTGACGGAAATAGTCGTACACCGAACGTACACGTCCCGACAATACGGCCATGGGCGTATCGTCCCCCATAGAACCGACTGCTTCTGCGCCATTTTCCGCCAGGGGCCGCAGCACCTGGTCGCGCTCTTCAAAGGTTACCTGGAACATTTTCATGTGACTGTTCAGGGTGTCCTTATCGAAGTGCTCTACGCGATGCAGCTGCTCGATATACTTGGATTGAATACGTTTGGCTCCGCTCTTCAACCACTGTTTATAGGGTTGCTGGGTTTTGAGCTTGTTATCAATATCGTGGGCTTGCAGCAGCTCGCCGGTCTCGGTATCGATCGCCAAAATTTCACCCGGGCCAACACGCCCTTTGGCAATAACATCTTCTGGCTGGTAATCGAATACTCCGATTTCAGAAGCAACAGTCAGATAACCATTACTGGTGCGAACCCAACGTGATGGTCGTAAACCGTTACGATCGAGGGCGCACAGAGCATAACGACCGTCGGTAATGACCAGACCTGCGGGGCCATCCCAGGGTTCCAAATGCATGGAGTTGTATTCGTAGAACGCCCGTAGCTCGGGGTCCATAGTATCCACATTCTGCCAGGCCGGGGGCACCATCATGCGGATCGCGCGATAGAGTTTGACGCCGCCGGTTACGAGCACTTCCAGCATATTATCCATACTGGAGGAATCTGACCCGGTGCGGTTAACCAGCGGTTTGACCGCATCCAGATTCGGCAACAATTCGGAATGGAACTTGCTGGAGCGGGCTTCAGACCAATTACGGTTACCGGTAATAGTGTTGATCTCACCATTATGCGCCAACATGCGGAAAGGTTGAGCCAGCTTCCAACGAGGCATGGTATTGGTAGAGAAACGCTGATGGAAAACGCAAATTGCCGTTTCAAAGCGAGAGTCACCGAGATCCCTGTAATAACGCGGTAGGTCCACCGGCATCATCAGACCTTTATAAGACACAACGCGGTCGGACATCGAGCAAATATAAAAGTCAGGGTCATCAGCCATCGCCAGGCCGGCTTTACGGCGCGCCATGAACAATTTAACCGCAAAGTGGGCCTCGTCGATCTCATCCGGGCAATTGATAAATACCTGGTCGATCGTCGGCTCCTGTTCAATAGCGATAGGGCCTAAACATTCATTGTCAGTGGGGACGGTCCGCCAGCCTAGCAACTCCAGACCTTCGGCGGCGATTTCCTGACTTATCGCCTGACGACCGATTTCAGCTTTCTCGGCATCGGCACTTAAAAAAATCATGCCGACGGCATAGCGCTCGTTTAACTCTGAGGCATACTGCCCACGGGTAACTTCGCGAAAGAAAGAATCGGGTTTCTGAATCAACAGGCCACAACCGTCGCCGGTTTTACCGTCTGCTGCGATACCACCGCGGTGGGTCATACAGGTCA
Proteins encoded in this window:
- the gltB gene encoding glutamate synthase large subunit — its product is MSSGLYHPEQFKDNCGFGLIAHTEGEKSHHLLQTAIEALTCMTHRGGIAADGKTGDGCGLLIQKPDSFFREVTRGQYASELNERYAVGMIFLSADAEKAEIGRQAISQEIAAEGLELLGWRTVPTDNECLGPIAIEQEPTIDQVFINCPDEIDEAHFAVKLFMARRKAGLAMADDPDFYICSMSDRVVSYKGLMMPVDLPRYYRDLGDSRFETAICVFHQRFSTNTMPRWKLAQPFRMLAHNGEINTITGNRNWSEARSSKFHSELLPNLDAVKPLVNRTGSDSSSMDNMLEVLVTGGVKLYRAIRMMVPPAWQNVDTMDPELRAFYEYNSMHLEPWDGPAGLVITDGRYALCALDRNGLRPSRWVRTSNGYLTVASEIGVFDYQPEDVIAKGRVGPGEILAIDTETGELLQAHDIDNKLKTQQPYKQWLKSGAKRIQSKYIEQLHRVEHFDKDTLNSHMKMFQVTFEERDQVLRPLAENGAEAVGSMGDDTPMAVLSGRVRSVYDYFRQMFAQVTNPPIDPLRESIVMSLESCIGAERNVFEETPEHAARVILGSPVLSTTKFLNITNEEELGIGVACISLNYDANEPLKQAIERVCDEAEAAVRSGKVVVHLSDRDLTAGKLTIHAAMATGAVHHRLIRQGLRCDANIVVETGTARDSHHFAVLIGFGATAVYPYLSYEVLGDLIQTGELLSDQIAAHKAYRKGINKGLLKILSKMGISTIASYRGSQLFEAIGLSDEVVDLCFCGVSSRLQGARFEDLQKEQTLLAKEAWIQRKKIQQGGLLKYVHDSEYHAFNPDVVSTIQKAVSTGDYGVYRQYADLVNQRPVATLRDLLAIREDLTAVELNEVEPVESIVRRFDSAAMSLGALSPEAHEALAQAMNRLGGRSNSGEGGEDPARFGTDKVSKIKQIASGRFGVTPHYLVNAEVLQIKVAQGAKPGEGGQLPGGKVNKLIARLRYSVPGVTLISPPPHHDIYSIEDLAQLIFDLKQVNPKAQVSVKLVSEPGVGTIAAGVAKAYADLITISGYDGGTAASPLTSIRYAGSPWELGLSEAQQALRANDLRGKIRLQTDGGLKTGLDVVKAAILGAESFGFGTTPMVAMGCKYLRICHLNNCATGVATQNDELREKYFIGDVEMVMNFFRFVAEETREWLSKLGVRSLEELVGRTDLLQALPGYTDKQANLDLSPILSNDHIPADKPQVCQADRNDPFDRAEMAERMVNDMLPSIDSASGGEFQYSIGNCDRSIGARISGEIARRHGNLGMEPNPISVRLTGTAGQSFGVWNAGGLHMYLQGDANDYVGKGMTGGKLVITPPSGSQFESQDTSIIGNTCVYGATGGKLFAAGRAGERLAVRNSGAHVVTEGAGDHCCEYMTGGLVTVLGEVGHNFGAGMTGGFAYVFDRNRQFVDRYNHELVDIHRIDTESMEQYRTHLVHIIEEYVAETGSAWGKELLEDIYDYIGKFWLVKPKAANMNDLLSSIRTRPE
- the hemE gene encoding uroporphyrinogen decarboxylase is translated as MIELKNDRFLRALLREPVDVTPVWMMRQAGRYLPEYKETRAQAGDFMSLCMNPELACEVTIQPLERYDLDAAILFSDILTIPDAMDLGLYFETGEGPRFKKPVRTEADVDALPIPDPSDGLDYVMKAVTTIRRELNGRVPLIGFSGSPWTLATYMVEGGSSKDFRRIKAMMFSQPEVLHQLLDKLAQSVISYLNAQIAAGAQAVQIFDTWGGVLSPACYREFSLNYMAKIVAGLTRESEGRKVPVILFTKNGGQWIEQIADAGADCVGLDWTIDIAEARQRIGSRVALQGNMDPSVLYASPARIREEVETILQGFGKGNGHIFNLGHGIHQFVDPKHAGVFVEAVHELSEKYHQ
- a CDS encoding bifunctional O-acetylhomoserine aminocarboxypropyltransferase/cysteine synthase; the protein is MKLETIAVHGGYQPDPTTKAVAVPIYQTTSYAFDDTQHGADLFDLKVEGNIYTRIMNPTTAVLEQRVAELEGGIAALATASGMSAITYAIQTIAEAGDNIVSINKLYGGTYNLFAHTLPKQGIEVRMASHDDIDALAALIDDRTKAVFCESIGNPLGNLVDIRALAAAAHSKGVPLIVDNTVATPYLLRPFELGADIVIHSLTKYMGGHGNSIGGVVVDSGKFPWAEHAERFPTLNQPDPSYHGVTYTEALGAAAFIGRCRVVPLRNTGAAISPMNAFLILQGIETLPLRMDRHCENAIAVAQYLQQHPQVEWVNYAGLESSSEYALCQQEMGGRASGILSFGIKGGAEAGAHFIDALQLITRLVNIGDAKSLACHPASTTHRQLNDEELAAAGVAKDMVRLSIGIEHIDDLLADIEQSLKAAQ
- a CDS encoding FAD-dependent oxidoreductase, giving the protein MTERLNNSFQFLDVARAEPSKKELDVRKNQFVEIYKPFTHKESKSQSHRCLECGNPYCEWKCPVHNYIPNWLKLVAEGNIIEAAELSHQTNTLPEVCGRVCPQDRLCEGACTLNDGFGAVTIGATEKFITDTAFAMGWRPDLSHVKETGKRVAIIGAGPAGLGCADILARNGVKAVVFDRHPEIGGLLTFGIPEFKLEKDVMKRRRQVFEGMGIEFQLNTEIGKEITMQQLLDDYDAVFMGMGTYTAMKGGFPGEELPGVHDALPFLISNVNRCLGYDDKGEFIDMKGKRVVVLGGGDTAMDCNRTSVRQGAASVTCAYRRDEANMPGSRKEVENSREEGVQFLFNRQPVEIVGEGKVEGIKVVSTRLGEPDENGRQRPEVIPGSDEVIPADVVLVAFGFQPSPEPWFADHKIDINSWGGVIAEEQQEFKFQTSNPKVFAGGDMVRGSDLVVTAIWEGRQAAEGILDYLEV
- a CDS encoding PaaI family thioesterase; translation: MAFSPEQARQFVEDKIAFVQRMGLKAERLERGNVRLRAPLEGNQNHIGTMYAGALFTLAEIPGGALFMTSFDVSRFYPIVKDLKIEFLRPAKTDISCELSMDNEEIEHLQSLANEQGKVDFVLEAKLLDSENTLVAQSKGTYQLRRVGS